A portion of the Phacochoerus africanus isolate WHEZ1 chromosome 5, ROS_Pafr_v1, whole genome shotgun sequence genome contains these proteins:
- the LOC125126740 gene encoding olfactory receptor 6B1, whose amino-acid sequence MEVENQTRVTMFILVGFPGPWGMRVAVFLLFFGAYILTVAENMIIILSVQWSRPLHKPMYFFLANLSFLETWYISVTVPKLLFSFWSMRNSISFTHCMIQLYFFIALMCTECVLLAAMAYDRYVAICLPLHYTTSMSHGICFRLVLGSWIIGFGISLAKIYFISQLSFCGPNVINHFFCDISPVLNLSCKDMSIAELVDFVLALIIFLFPLSITVLSYGCILATILRMPTGKKKAFSTCTSHLVVVTIFYSATIFMYARPRAIHTFNMNKVISIFYAIVTPALNPFIYCLRNREVKEALKKLACCQSIHSD is encoded by the coding sequence ATGGAAGTAGAAAACCAAACTCGAGTCACCATGTTCATTCTGGTGGGTTTCCCGGGGCCCTGGGGTATGCGTGTAGCAGTGTTCCTTTTGTTCTTTGGAGCCTATATTCTGACAGTGGCTGAAAACATGATCATCATTCTGTCAGTTCAGTGGAGTCGGCCCTTGCACAAGcctatgtatttcttcctggcCAACCTGTCCTTTCTGGAGACCTGGTACATCTCTGTGACTGTACCCAAATTGCTGTTCAGTTTCTGGTCCATGAGAAACAGCATCTCCTTCACTCACTGTATGATACAACTTTACTTCTTCATTGCACTCATGTGCACAGAATGTGTGCTTCTTGCTGCCATGGCCTATGATCGTTATGTGGCCATCTGCCTCCCACTCCACTATACCACATCTATGAGCCATGGGATCTGCTTCCGCCTGGTTCTTGGTTCCTGGATCATTGGCTTTGGAATCTCCTTGGCTAAGATTTACTTCATTTCTCAGCTCAGCTTCTGTGGCCCCAATGTGAtcaatcatttcttctgtgacatCTCTCCAGTACTTAACCTCTCCTGCAAGGATATGTCCATAGCTGAGTTGGTGGACTTTGTTCTGGCACTGatcatcttcctcttccccctttcAATCACTGTCCTATCCTATGGATGCATTCTGGCCACCATTCTACGCATGCCCACAGGGAAGAAGAAGGCATTTTCTACTTGTACCTCCCACCTTGTGGTTGTCACCATCTTCTATTCAGCTACTATATTCATGTATGCCCGGCCTCGAGCCATACACACCTTCAATATGAACAAAGTAATTTCTATCTTCTATGCCATTGTCACACCAGCTCTCAACCCTTTCATTTATTGCCTAAGGAACCGAGAGGTCAAAGAGGCTCTGAAGAAACTGGCCTGTTGCCAGTCCATCCACTCTGACTAG